In Sorghum bicolor cultivar BTx623 chromosome 8, Sorghum_bicolor_NCBIv3, whole genome shotgun sequence, one genomic interval encodes:
- the LOC8076645 gene encoding ankyrin-1 has protein sequence MAAPISWSDLVEALMAAPTMAASTISWMDLVEAAVSTGNLHRLKEIETASGMDLRQPTSTRGRNLLHLAVMGACVTGWMGVCRYLVEEKGFDANSTSTEGETPIFVATESNKDGVVPLLTYFLGRGGDPAAPDARGCTPLHNAAEYGHSEAIGLLLSRGIPVDPLSYHGTPLHLAAGKGHAQALKVLLEHGADPNRVVNHVSTPLLMACFAAKLECVKLLVQAGANVNFQRSPGPTMLLAAVSVGSAAIVKFLLEAGADPNVHDGCGKSPIMLAASHKQRELVEILLPRTNPIPSMPDWSVGGIIGTMKTLPRGLAEDPMANVKSEGKEAFANGDYGYAIHCYLRASTIDPHDATILANQSLCWLKLREGERAVTSAQQCRRLRPDWAKAWYREGAALSLLQKYKDAADVFLEALKLDPGNDEIENALREAMRHRNGGDAGENP, from the exons atggccgccCCAATCTCCTGGTCGGACCTCGTTGAAGCCCTCATGGCCGCCCCAACCATGGCCGCCTCAACAATCTCCTGGATGGACCTCGTTGAAGCCGCCGTCAGCACTGGCAACCTCCACCGGCTGAAgg AAATAGAAACGGCGAGCGGTATGGACTTGCGGCAACCGACGAGCACCCGGGGCCGGAACCTGCTCCACCTCGCGGTGATGGGGGCTTGCGTCACGGGGTGGATGGGCGTCTGCAGGTACCTGGTGGAGGAGAAGGGGTTCGATGCCAACTCCACATCTACGGAAG GAGAGACGCCCATCTTCGTCGCCACCGAGTCGAACAAAGACGGCGTCGTCCCTCTTCTGACCTACTTtctcggccgcggcggcgaccCGGCTGCGCCCGACGCCAGGGGTTGCACGCCGCTGCACAATGCCGCCGAGTACG GGCACAGCGAGGCTATAGGACTGCTGCTGTCCAGGGGTATTCCCGTGGATCCTCTCAGCTATCACGGGACACCGCTGCACTTGGCTGCAGGAAAGGGCCATGCCCAGGCTCTCAAGGTCCTGCTAGAGCATGGTGCTGAT CCCAATAGAGTTGTCAATCATGTGTCTACACCACTCCTGATGGCATGCTTTGCTGCTAAATTGGAATGTGTTAAGCTATTGGTTCAG GCTGGTGCTAACGTGAACTTCCAACGTTCACCTGGGCCAACTATGTTATTAGCTGCAGTTAGCGTTGGCTCAGCAGCCATTGTCAAATTCTTGCTAGAGGCTGGAGCTGACCCTAATGTTCATGATGGG TGTGGAAAATCCCCAATCATGCTAGCAGCTTCTCATAAGCAACGTGAGCTTGTTGAAATTCTGCTTCCTCGGACAAATCCCATTCCTTCCATGCCAGACTGGAGTGTTGGTGGGATTATTGGTACCATGAAAACTCTACCTCGG GGGTTGGCTGAAGACCCAATGGCTAATGTCAAGTCAGAAGGAAAGGAAGCATTTGCAAATGGAGACTATGGTTATGCAATCCACTGTTATTTGCGG GCAAGCACCATTGACCCACATGACGCCACCATACTGGCTAACCAGAGCCTATGCTGGCTGAAGCTGAGAGAAGGGGAGCGAGCTGTGACCAGTGCTCAACAATGCCGTAGGTTGCGTCCTGATTGGGCTAAGGCATGGTACCGTGAGGGCGCGGCTCTCAGCTTGCTACAG AAGTACAAAGATGCTGCTGATGTGTTCTTGGAAGCGCTGAAACTTGACCCCGGGAACGATGAGATCGAGAACGCGTTAAG AGAGGCCATGCGGCATCGAAATGGAGGCGATGCAGGAGAGAACCCTTGA
- the LOC110429921 gene encoding pyridoxal kinase translates to MARPPILSVALPSDTGRVLSIQSHTVQGYVGNKSAVFPLQLLGFDVDPINSVQFSNHTGYPTFRGQVLDGKQLWDLIEGLEENQLLHYTHLLTGYIGSVSFLETVLQVVDKLRSVNPDLLYVCDPVLGDEGKLYVPQELISVYQQKVVPVASMLTPNQFEVELLTGLRITSEQDGLTACNTLHSAGPRKVVITSALIEGKLLLIGSHKKTEEQPPEQFKIEIPKIPAYFTGTGDLMTALLLGWSNKYPDNLEKAAELAVSSLQALLKRTVEDYKMAGFDPSTSSLEIRLIQSQDEIRNPSITCKAVKYGS, encoded by the exons ATGGCGCGGCCGCCGATCCTGTCCGTCGCGCTGCCGTCCGACACCGGCCGCGTGCTCAGCATCCAGTCCCACACCGTACAG GGGTATGTTGGCAACAAATCGGCTGTCTTTCCCCTGCAACTCCTTGGCTTTGATGTGGATCCAATAAACTCTGTACAGTTTTCTAATCATACAG GATACCCAACATTTAGAGGTCAGGTTCTCGATGGCAAACAGCTCTGGGACCTTATTGAAGGACTGGAGGAAAATCAGTTGCTTCATTATACCCATTTATTAACAG GTTATATAGGCTCAGTTTCCTTTCTAGAGACTGTGCTACAAGTTGTTGACAAATTACGATCAGTCAATCCTGATCTTTTATATG TTTGCGACCCAGTTCTAGGTGACGAAGGAAAACTATACGTTCCTCAGGAGCTAATATCTGTTTATCAACAGAAG GTTGTTCCAGTTGCTTCGATGCTTACACCTAACCAATTTGAAGTTGAACTACTTACTGGATTGAG GATCACCTCCGAACAAGATGGCTTGACAGCTTGTAATACCCTCCACAGTGCCGGACCACGGAAG GTGGTTATAACTAGTGCACTTATTGAAGGCAAGCTGCTCCTTATCGGAAGTCACAAAAAAACAGAG GAACAACCGCCGGAACAATTTAAGATTGAGATACCAAAGATACCTGCATATTTCACG GGAACTGGAGATTTAATGACTGCTCTCCTACTAGGATGGAGTAAT AAATATCCTGATAACCTCGAGAAAGCGGCAGAACTGGCAGTTTCCAGTTTGCAG GCACTTCTGAAAAGAACTGTGGAAGACTATAAGATGGCCGGCTTCGACCCATCGACCAGCAGCTTGGAGATCCGGCTGATCCAAAGCCAGGACGAGATCCGAAACCCATCCATTACATGCAAGGCTGTGAAGTATGGAAGCTGA
- the LOC8076644 gene encoding uncharacterized protein LOC8076644, with the protein MSHFAATMKSPVAVAAPVAAAAGDAKSPLFCPKPRRPVAPLRCHQSGGFSDAGMDLLDLLLSKGEESGLSAASPQPPLFCGSPPRRASNPVVHDSRFGMDCPAMPMPMPMPGLPVVAAAAPVAVQRPTPRPSVAAAPSMSPRGGAGGCARARFAFQPAAVRVEGFDCLDRSRGGRGHGITAMA; encoded by the exons ATGAGTCACTTCGCCGCCACCATGAAGAGCCCCGTAGCCGTCGCGGCGCCggtcgccgccgctgccggcgaCGCCAAGAGCCCTCTCTTCTGCCCCAAGCCGCGGCGCCCCGTGGCGCCTCTCCGGTGCCACCAGAGCGGCGGGTTCTCCGACGCCGGCATGGATCTGCTCGACCTCCTCCTCTCAAAG GGAGAGGAGAGCGGTCTGTCGGCGGCGTCCCCGCAGCCGCCGCTGTTCTGCGGCTCGCCACCGCGGCGAGCGTCGAATCCGGTGGTCCACGACAGCCGGTTCGGCATGGACTGCCCGGCCATGCCCATGCCCATGCCCATGCCGGGACTGCCGgtggtggccgccgccgccccagTGGCCGTCCAGCGGCCGACCCCGCGCCCGTCAGTGGCGGCGGCGCCGTCCATGTCGCCGCGCGGCGGGGCCGGCGGGTGCGCCCGCGCCCGGTTCGCGTTCCAGCCCGCCGCGGTCCGCGTCGAGGGTTTTGACTGCCTCGACCGCAGTCGCGGTGGCCGCGGCCATGGCATCACCGCCATGGCCTAG